The following DNA comes from Chryseobacterium gallinarum.
TTTATAACTTTATGCTCAAGCATTTCTTCTAATAATATTTCTTCACTAACTCCATTTTTGATTTTTATTGTTGAGCCTCCTAAAAGCCTTATGAAATCTCTAAGAATTCCTTCAAACTTTAAAGTTAAAGAATCAATACTTAAAATGTAAAGATCTGTTTTGAGCTTGTTATGGATAGCTTGATGTTCAAACAGACTAAAAAAATTATATATGCCAGGTTGAAGCAATGTTAGCCAACTTTCTTCAATTTCTATATTTCCTTTATAAAATTTAGTAGGTTGTCCAAGCCATGTATTTTTGAGGAAGTCATTAAAGTTTTGATAATTTAAATGTCCATTAATAATTGATTTATAAAGTGTCTGTTCAAATATTGGCATAAAGAATAAGCTGTAGTAAGCTGATATATTTTCACTTAAATTATTCTTACTTCTCTTTTCAGTAGTATTATTATTAATGTCCATTAATATAGTATTGAAAACACCATCTAATAATGGTTTATTTCCTTTTTCAGTTGTTACAGTGTGTAAATTCTTAAAATCAGTTGCAAAGTATCCAATTATATATTCTGCACTTAATGTTGAAAGAAACGAGCTTTTGGAGTCAATGATTTTCCATAATAACTCTAATTCTTTACTGTCTTCACTTGACATGGAGAAGTTAGTTTTATTAAGATTTATATCAAATTTAATTTTAGTTAATTCTTCTAAAGTTCTTTCACTATCTTCAACCTTTCCAGCCAACTTTTCATATTCAGCTTTTTTTCTTAATAAATTTAGCTTGATAAAATCATTTTCTTCTCTATGATTAATTAAAATTTTCTCATTCTCAGCCATTAAAGAATATACTTCTTTTACCGAAAGCTTAGCCTTTTGAATTAAAGGGAGTAAAGTTTCAAGTCCATTTTTGTTGTGAAAATAGTATTGTATTTCTAATTTTACATAGTCTATATAATCCGAAATTATTATATTTAGTAATGCTGACGAAATCAATTTATTATCAACTAATTGCTCTAAATAGAAATAAAAATCATA
Coding sequences within:
- a CDS encoding DUF4209 domain-containing protein, giving the protein MMEKANLKELYQKLELTKDINTKDTDYVLEIKFDERLNDEEIELIKIERKILSLMFNKGKLISRFFSPEIVFDELFSNYETDYIKERIENTQNPYITIRYLIILWNKTKNQEYSKLAFDKTFDILKKSIDSKNITFIDANELLLICRNIVEKSKYRKEDFLNFLQAFKLYIKTPYDFYFYLEQLVDNKLISSALLNIIISDYIDYVKLEIQYYFHNKNGLETLLPLIQKAKLSVKEVYSLMAENEKILINHREENDFIKLNLLRKKAEYEKLAGKVEDSERTLEELTKIKFDINLNKTNFSMSSEDSKELELLWKIIDSKSSFLSTLSAEYIIGYFATDFKNLHTVTTEKGNKPLLDGVFNTILMDINNNTTEKRSKNNLSENISAYYSLFFMPIFEQTLYKSIINGHLNYQNFNDFLKNTWLGQPTKFYKGNIEIEESWLTLLQPGIYNFFSLFEHQAIHNKLKTDLYILSIDSLTLKFEGILRDFIRLLGGSTIKIKNGVSEEILLEEMLEHKVIKENYEEAEIELFKLVFTRQGINVRNNIAHSFYKTADYNFKTISLIILCILRIGRFQFEI